AAAGTTTAAATGGAATTCTTTACATAAAGGAATAATTAAATCTAAATATAATTATTAATACTTGTAATAGATAAATACATTTAATAAGTTTTATTTATAAACAGGTTCTTGAATGTAGTTCAAATGAAACTAATTGATGTCAGGTGACCATTTAATATAATCAATATTTAACTTAATTCTAACATTAACAGTTTACATCTTTTTTAGCGGTTATTTCTTTGCACTTCCATTTTAGAATTGAGAGGAGTATAATTTAGATAATAAATATATTGAGTGAATGGGGAGAGTAATTAAATGAGCAAAGTGGCCCAAGACGAAAGTAAAAATTTACCGAAATGGTTGAGAAATGTAACTTTTATCGTTTTTGGTATTATACTATTTGGCGCTATATCGATTGTTTCCTTAGATACAGGCAATTATGCTGACCAAGTAGCTGGTGCTGGGGATATCTGGTGGGCTGATGTACCAGAAGTTGAGGATGCATATCAGGCTGCGCGCGTGCGCGATTATTAAATAGAGTAAAAACAATTAAATTGATTGTTGCTACAAATAAACAAAATCTCTGGATGAAGGATATCCAGAGATTTTGTTTGAATTCATTATATCTACACATTTTAAGGTAGGAAATTAAACATACTATGAAGAAATAGTTATTACCAGCTGCTCATAAGCAGGAATTATGGAGGTATTTATGACAATTAATGTTACTCTAAATACGGGTGAAAAACTATTAATAGAACCTGGAACTAGTTTGCTGGAAATAACTAAAATGATAGGTGAAGTACCATACCCAATTGTTGCAGCAACAGTAAATAATGAGCTTAGGGATCTAAATTTTTGTATTTATGAGCCTTCTGAATTGAAATTTATTGACATAACTAGTGACACAGGCAATAGGATTTATGCTAGAAGCTTGAGCTTTATATTTATTCGAGCAGCCAGGGAAATGATTCCAAATAGTGATGTGATGATTGAGCATTCACTTTCAAAGGGTCTATATTGTGAGATTAAAGGGAAAAAACTTACAGAGGCTTTAGTGAAAAGCATAGAAAATAGAATGAAAGAAATAATTGAAGCTGATGAAGTTATTGAAAAAAGGGAAATTTCTAGAGAAGAAGCTCTTAAAATCTTTGAAGAATATGGGCAGGTTGACAAGGTTAAAATGCTAAAATATCTGCCTACGTCTAGGGGTAAGGTTTATAAAACAGGTTGGATGTATGATTTCTTTTACGGATATGTAGTACCTAATACTGGGTATTTGAAGAAGTTCACCTTGCAATTTCATTTGCCAGGGGTGATAATACGTTTTCCTCTAGCTCAGAATCCAGAACGTATACCCGAATTTGTACCACAGCCAAAATTAGCAAAAATATTTTATGAGGCTGAAAGATGGGCAGAAATCATGGAAGTTAATACTATTGCAGATTTAAATGACGCTATAGTTAATAATAACGTATCAGTGCTAATAAAAGTAGCAGAAGCTCTTCATGAAAAGAAGGTTGCAAATATTGCTGATGAAATAGAAGAGCACAAGGATAGAGGTAATGTGATTCTCATAGCTGGACCGTCTTCATCTGGAAAGACGACATTTGCTGATAGGCTTATGATTCAGTTAATGGTCAATGGTTTAAAGCCAATTTCCATATCGATGGATAATTATTTCGTAGATAGAGAAAAAACTCCCCTTGATGATAAGGGCGAATATGATTTTGAGTCTATAGAGGCTATAGATTTGCAATTATTAAATGAACACTTGACCCAACTAATTCAGGGTGAAGAAGTGGAAATGCCAATATTTAACTTTAAGACTGGTATGAGGGAGGATTTTGGTCGTAAAGTACAAATTAGACCAGATCAACCTATTATAATAGAGGGCATTCATGGCTTAAATGAAAAACTTACTTATTCAATTCCTAAAGACCATAAATATAAAATTTATATTTCATGTTTGACGCAATTAAATATTGATAACCATAATAGAATACCAACTACTGATATACGTAAACTTAGGAGGATTGTAAGAGATTACCAATACCGGGGTCTTAGTGCTTCAGATACATTAAGGATTTGGCCATCGGTCAGAAGAGGCGAGGATAGAAGTATATTCCCCTTTCAAGAAGATGCAGATATAATGTTTAACTCCTCATTGATATATGAATTAGCAGTTTTAAAGCACTATGCACAACCGCTTTTACTTGAAATTGATAAATTCAGTCCGGATTATATAGAAGCACAGAGGCTATTAAGGTTTATAACGTATGTTTCATCTCTAGATGGAAAAGAGATTCCTTTAAATTCTATTATTAAGGAGTTTATTGGGTAGGAGAGATATTCTTTTGGATACTATAAGTCATGGACTTTGGGCATTTGTTTTACTACATAGGCATTCAACTGTTATAAAGTTTGTTGCTGGATCTATTTTCGTGGATAGTCCATTTCTTTTAGCTGGACTAGGGTTAATTATTCAACAAGGTGCAATTCCTGACAAACTGCCCCTTCTTGTACTAGAAGCAGGTTTTTTGTCTGTAGTTGGCTATGCACTACATTCGATAGCAATATGGGGAATTATGCTTGCTGTAGTCTATATTTACTCTAAACAATGGATATTTTTTGTTCTAGGCTGGGGTTTTCACATTGCTGTAGATATTTTTACCCACGTAAATGATGCATTACCACTATTTTGGCCTTTAAGTAAAGCCACCAGTAGAAGCTTTGTGTCTTATTGGGAACCTGATTATCATAGTATAGCTTTTAATATATTTCAAATAGGTAGCCTGGCAATTATTTTTACATGTCTGTATTACTTTAGAAACTTAAATAACAAAAGGAGGTAGTTCTATTATGCAGGTTCAATTTGCTCATGTATGTATTAGGGTAATGAATTTAGAAAAATCGATTAAATTCTATCAGAAAGCTTTAGATTTAAAGGAATCTAGGCGAAAAGATTTCCCAGAATATAAATTTACCTTAGTATTCCTTAAAGAGGATAAAACAGATTTTGAGTTGGAATTAACGTACAATTATGATCAAGAAAAACCTTATGAGATAGGTAATGGGTACAGTCATTTGGCTATATATGTAGATAATCTAGAAGGACTACATAAAAAGCATAAGGATATGGGTCTAGACCCTACTGAATTAAAGGGTTTACCAGGAACCCCCCCTGGCTATTATTTTCTGAATGATCCTGATGGATACCACATAGAAATAATTAGAAAAAAGTACTAGACCAAAGACTCACACTAACAAATTTCCCCCTTGAAGCATATAAATAGAAGGAGACTTATTTTGAAAATGTAAACTTGAAAGGGGGGACTTTTATATGTTTTTTACCTATGAGATACAAACAGGAGATACCTTGGAAAGCTTAGCGGAACGTTTTGATACTACTGTTGAAGAAATCCTAAGATACAATGAAATACGCAATCCCAGTAGGCTTCCTGTTAGGGTTGTAATTAGAATTCCAGTTCCTATGCTTCCACCTACAGTACCTTCTCCTAGACCTTTAAGAAACTTTTCTGTGCGAGTAGTAAGGGGTTTGTTATATATTTTATCTACTGATAGGATGCTTTACAGGCGAAATCAAAGTGTTCAAATGACATTGGTTAAAACTAATATTACTGCTAGTCCTATTTCATTAACATATCCAACTACCCAACGTTTCGATTTTTTTGTTCGTAGGGGTATAACTGGTAGAATACTATGGCAGTGGTCAGCAGACAGAGTTTTCGCTCAAGTAGTCGAGACAATTGTACTTCAACCGGGACAATCTCAGGTATTTAGAGTCACATGGGATCAAAGGACAAATGAAGGGGTTCCTGTAGGGACCGGTATCTTCACCGTACAAGGTGAAAATGTCGCACAGGAATTACGAAACCAAAGAATATCAACACGGATAAGAATAGTGTAAATTGCATATCTAAAAACCTTATTAATGGACCTCTGATAAAAAGGCCATAATGAGGTTTTTCTTTATCTGAAGAGAGAAACATGTAAAATTACAAGTTGTTACGGTATACTAAGAGTAAATGATAAAAAATTTTGGAGGAACTTTATTTGAAGTATACTGAAGCAAGTTTAGGTAGGATATTTATATTACGATTGGAAAAAGGCGATCGTATTCCAAAGACCATTGAGGATTTCGCACAAGAAAGGAAAGTAGGGTCTGCTACAGTATTTTTCCTTGGCGGAGCTGATAAAAATAGTAAGGTTGTTGTTGGCCCTGAAGACGGTGAAGCTGAGAAACCGATACCTGTTGTAATACCACTTCCTAGAGTTAGTGAATCTTTGGGAGTGGGCACTATATTTAGAAATGAAGAAGGTGCTTTTAAACTACATATGCATTCTGCCTTTGGTCATGGTAAAGACACAATAGCAGGCTGTACTCGCCAGGGAGTTGATGTTTGGCTCTATGGGGAGGTGGTAATTATGGAGCTGTTAAATGGTACTGCTAAACGAAAAGTAGACCCGCAGACGGGTTTTGAACTCTTAGATGTGTAGGAAAAGGATTAGAGGCTAAGCCTTAACAAAGGCATACTCATACATCTAGGACCGCCCCTGCCCCGAACTAATTCTGATCCTTCTATTTCAACAACCTCTACACCACTATTTCTCAGTACTTTATTTGTGGCTTCATTGCGATTGTAGCATATTACAACCCCTGGTTTTATCGCCAGGGTATTTGTGCTATCCCCCCATTGTTCTCGAGTTGCTGTAATTGGCTCATGACCACCCGAGAAAATAAGTTGTGCCTTTTTTACACCTAGATACCTTCCTAGCAATTCATCTAGTTTATGGTCATTAGTTGCTACTATCCTCTCTTTTGTACCTTTTTCTAAAAGATAAACATGAATATCATCCTTTACACCGGGATACATTAAAAATTTGTCATAATCAATCATAGTAAATACAGTATCTAGGTGCATAAAGGCTCTTTTTGCTGGAATTTGAATAACTACTATTTGGCGAATTTGTTCTGTCTCAATTATGAATTTTTGTGTAATATATTCTATAGCTTCTTCAGTAGTTCTTTCACTTAAACCAATCACTAGAGTACTCGAATTTATCACTAGAATATCCCCTCCTTCAATTCCCCTAGGTATCTCTTCTTCAAACCAGAGCTTGGTATTCTCAAAAAGTTTATGGTGCTTCTGCAAAAAACGTAAAAAGATTGTTTCACGCCTTCTTGCAAAATTAAACATGCTGCTTACAAGTAACTTGTTAGCAATCATAGCTCCATGATCACGTGTAAAGTACATACTAGGCATAGGATCTAAATAAAAAGGATAACTTGAGACGGTTAAATCACTTAATGTGCGGTGTTTTTTCAACTTTTGGACTTCTTTTTTATGTATGCCTGCTAATAGCTTACTATTAAGCTCTTCTGGGGGAAGATTATATAGAAATTCAAAAACAGCTTTAGACACTTCTTTATCGCTTTGTAAGGAAAACTTTAAGTGTTCTTCAATGAGTT
The Desulfitibacter sp. BRH_c19 DNA segment above includes these coding regions:
- a CDS encoding AAA family ATPase, yielding MEVFMTINVTLNTGEKLLIEPGTSLLEITKMIGEVPYPIVAATVNNELRDLNFCIYEPSELKFIDITSDTGNRIYARSLSFIFIRAAREMIPNSDVMIEHSLSKGLYCEIKGKKLTEALVKSIENRMKEIIEADEVIEKREISREEALKIFEEYGQVDKVKMLKYLPTSRGKVYKTGWMYDFFYGYVVPNTGYLKKFTLQFHLPGVIIRFPLAQNPERIPEFVPQPKLAKIFYEAERWAEIMEVNTIADLNDAIVNNNVSVLIKVAEALHEKKVANIADEIEEHKDRGNVILIAGPSSSGKTTFADRLMIQLMVNGLKPISISMDNYFVDREKTPLDDKGEYDFESIEAIDLQLLNEHLTQLIQGEEVEMPIFNFKTGMREDFGRKVQIRPDQPIIIEGIHGLNEKLTYSIPKDHKYKIYISCLTQLNIDNHNRIPTTDIRKLRRIVRDYQYRGLSASDTLRIWPSVRRGEDRSIFPFQEDADIMFNSSLIYELAVLKHYAQPLLLEIDKFSPDYIEAQRLLRFITYVSSLDGKEIPLNSIIKEFIG
- a CDS encoding lactoylglutathione lyase, with the translated sequence MQVQFAHVCIRVMNLEKSIKFYQKALDLKESRRKDFPEYKFTLVFLKEDKTDFELELTYNYDQEKPYEIGNGYSHLAIYVDNLEGLHKKHKDMGLDPTELKGLPGTPPGYYFLNDPDGYHIEIIRKKY
- a CDS encoding DNA-binding protein, with protein sequence MKYTEASLGRIFILRLEKGDRIPKTIEDFAQERKVGSATVFFLGGADKNSKVVVGPEDGEAEKPIPVVIPLPRVSESLGVGTIFRNEEGAFKLHMHSAFGHGKDTIAGCTRQGVDVWLYGEVVIMELLNGTAKRKVDPQTGFELLDV